The stretch of DNA GACATCATTGGTGGTTTGTGGGTCTTTGATAGAGCGAGGAACGGATCCCAATGCAGCTTGATGGGAAACGAGGTGGATATCTTTACAGGCTTTTAAGCAAGTATCAAAATCGCGGATATCCCCTTCGATAAATTCAAAATCGGCATGAGTTAAAAAAGGTTGGATATTTTTCAGGTGACCATTAGAAAGGTTATCTAAAACCCTCACCAATCCAACTCTTTGGTCTGCAATTAGTGTTTCAACAAGATTAGAACCGATAAAGCCGGCCCCTCCTGTTACAAGAATGTTTTTTTGCATGATCTGCGTTACTTATTGATTCTTTGACAATAATCCAATTAGCGCAAAGTACCTATATCGTATGGTATACTTTCCTTTTATCCATTCGCCCTTTAGTGCGAAGCCGAGTCCAATCAGAAGACTAGCTGCGAGTTTAAAAACAAATTCAAGCTTTTTTTTAAACGAGGGCCAAGCCCCAAGGCTTTTCATCCGAATGCTTTCCTCACTGCCAAATTTCTTGCTTAGTTGTATAAAGTTTTCGTCCGTTGTCCGATAATCATCAATATTATGTAAGACGATGGCATGGGGCAAATAATAAATGGGTTTAGCCAATGGTTTGATCGCGTAATAAATGTATTTATCATCTGCCCGCCATTTTAGGTTTTCGTTAAACCCACCGACCGATTGCAATAATTGGCGGCGGTAGGTCATATTGCATCCCGCTGGGTAGTTTTTCCCGCGATAAGCTTTTATCTGACTTCCAAGATCGACTTTGGTCACAAAGCCATAGAGGTAACGATTCATCCATTTTGGGGGAATACCTTCATATTTAGGAACAATTTTACCTCCAACACCAGCTGCATCGGGTCTTTGTTCTAGGAAATTTAAAATTTGTTCTAGGAAATCATTTTGAGCTTCGGCATCATCATCGATATACGTAATTATATCGGAATGAGCTTCTTGAATTCCTTTATTTCGGGCGTAAGAAAGCCCTTGATTTCTTTCTACGAAGTAACGGACATTAAGTTTCGGATTTGCCTGGATGAAGTGGAGGCTTATTTCCTCTGTTCGATCAGTTGCGTTATTATTAACAATGATGATTTCAAATTGTTCGGGAGGAAGGGTTTGTTGGGTAAGGCTATGGAGGGCATTGCCTAGGAATTTCTCACGGTTATAGGTACAAATGACTAGTGAGATTTTGGGATGAAGGTCGGGCATGATGATAACGCTGATTTTAAAGTATCACGCAAAGATATTTTTTGTTGGTTAAAAGGCGAATTTGGGTGGGGGTTATCTTTCAACCATTCTTTTATGAGAACATTGTTATTCCTGAAGACCAGGAATTTTTTTTCTTTCAAAAGCATCAATAAAAGATTCAGAAGTACTGTTATAAATATTTACCCCTCTTGATGTAGCATAATCTTTTAAGTCAAAATAAGCTCTAAATGAAAACATGAATTTTTCAAGAATCTCATATAAACGGCGAGGCCTTTTCCCCGACCGATACATTTGTTGGCTTTTGGTGTCGTGTTCATCATAAAAATGTTGTTGGTTGACAAGTGCATTATTATTATGGTCAACACTTATCATTGGCAACCAAGAGTGATCGGCTCCTAATAGATAAATTTCTTTATAGCCGCTATTGATCATATTGAGGATAGAAGGTATCAATACATTATGAGGGCGTGGGCTTCCAAGACGTTTTTTTAGTAGCCAATTGGAAAGGGAAGTCAGGCCTTCTATGGGAGTTGTATTGTAAAAAACTAAATTTATATTAGGATTTTGTTTAATATTTTCAAGGAATAATGGATTATGCTTGCTGCTGTATGGAATAAAAAAGGTCAAATTCCAATTCGTTTTTTCAATAGCGGCCTGGATCATTTTTTGTCGGCCTTCGTGGTGGGGGTCCATGGTTTCTTTAGCCCAAAATTCTTCGGAGCATACAACGTAGTAGGCAGGTTTTAATTGAAGGTAATATATCGTGTCAGGAAATTTATTCACACAAACAAGCGTATGTTTTTGAAGTTCCTCTTGGTGTTTTTTGAGTAC from Saprospiraceae bacterium encodes:
- a CDS encoding glycosyltransferase family A protein, which translates into the protein MPDLHPKISLVICTYNREKFLGNALHSLTQQTLPPEQFEIIIVNNNATDRTEEISLHFIQANPKLNVRYFVERNQGLSYARNKGIQEAHSDIITYIDDDAEAQNDFLEQILNFLEQRPDAAGVGGKIVPKYEGIPPKWMNRYLYGFVTKVDLGSQIKAYRGKNYPAGCNMTYRRQLLQSVGGFNENLKWRADDKYIYYAIKPLAKPIYYLPHAIVLHNIDDYRTTDENFIQLSKKFGSEESIRMKSLGAWPSFKKKLEFVFKLAASLLIGLGFALKGEWIKGKYTIRYRYFALIGLLSKNQ